One genomic region from Xyrauchen texanus isolate HMW12.3.18 chromosome 16, RBS_HiC_50CHRs, whole genome shotgun sequence encodes:
- the LOC127657001 gene encoding 14-3-3 protein zeta/delta-like: MDRTELIQKAKLAEQAERYDDMAACMKSVTEAGTELSNEERNLLSVAYKNVVGARRSAWRVISSIEQKTEGNDKKLVMVKEYREKVESELRDICKDVLELLNKYLIEISSTPESKVFYLKMKGDYYRYLAEVASGDDKKTTIESSQDAYQKAFDISKADMQPTHPIRLGLALNFSVFFYEILNSPEKACALAKQAFDEAIAELDTLNEESYKDSTLIMQLLRDNLTLWTSDNAPDEVEGGEAGDN; encoded by the exons ATGGACAGAACAGAGCTCATCCAGAAGGCGAAGCTGGCCGAGCAGGCAGAGCGCTATGATGATATGGCGGCCTGTATGAAGTCGGTGACTGAAGCTGGCACCGAGCTGTCAAATGAGGAGAGAAACCTGCTATCGGTCGCCTATAAGAACGTGGTGGGCGCTAGGAGGTCTGCGTGGAGGGTTATCTCCAGCATCGAGCAGAAGACCGAGGGAAATGACAAGAAACTGGTGATGGTGAAGGAATACCGGGAGAAAGTGGAGTCTGAACTGCGGGATATCTGCAAAGATGTGTTG GAGCTGCTGAACAAATATTTAATTGAGATTTCCTCAACTCCTGAGAGCAAAGTCTTCTACCTGAAGATGAAGGGTGACTACTACAGATACCTTGCTGAAGTTGCCTCAGGAGATGACAAGAAAA CTACCATAGAAAGCTCTCAGGATGCTTACCAGAAAGCATTCGATATAAGCAAGGCAGACATGCAGCCAACACACCCCATACGCCTGGGTCTGGCCCTTAACTTCTCTGTCTTTTTCTATGAAATACTTAACTCTCCAGAAAAGGCCTGTGCCCTGGCCAAACAG GCTTTTGATGAGGCCATTGCAGAGCTCGATACGCTGAATGAAGAGTCTTACAAAGACAGTACTCTGATTATGCAGCTACTGAGAGACAACCTCACA TTATGGACATCCGACAATGCACCAGATGAGGTTGAAGGAGGCGAGGCCGGAGACAACTAG